The nucleotide sequence TCAATAGGAAAAATAGGATGGTTTTTTCTCTTTTCGTCATTATCGGCACCCCTGTTTTCAGCTAATGCTTTCATCTTTCCTCTGTCCACCGCGGCGCTCATCATCTGACTTAGCTTTTCCTATATATGAATTGCCTATACCAAAGCTTCTTTCAATAAAGAAAAAACCTTTTCCCTCTTGCTTGTTTGCCCTGAAACAATGCAAGTGGAAAAGGTATCCTGTCCTGTTGATTGACTACAGCGCACCAATTACCGCCGCCGAAGCTGCTTCTTTGTTTCGACTTCCCACCAGTTGAAAGCTTCCTCTTCATCCGTGAGTTCCGGTTTTTTGCTGCACAGTTCGTAGATCCGGGTCCTTTCCGCATCTGGGTTTTCACCGTACCAACTGGGATTGCTCCGAATATCAGCTGTGAATTTCCTGTCTTCCTCTAACGGCCATTTGGATCGCATCAGACTGTTTGGATGCGGTATATTGTTCAGCCGTCCATAAGAGACACGTTCGGAACCAAGAAAACCTGTACCGAGTACCCCTGCCAGCAGTCCAAGACCTATTCCTTCGGAAATAATTTTGACGGCCCCAAGGCTTTCAATTGGAAAATAAAGAGCCAAAAGCAGTATGCCAGCCACAGCATATCCCCCGGCAGCTAGTCCTGCGGGAAGCAGCCGGCCTGAGTCTCTGCTGGCTCGAAAACCGGCAGTCAGGCAACTCAGCAATAGACCAAAATCCACAAGATAGGCGATGATCGTTTCATCAATTCCAGCCAGTGTTGTGACCAGGACGGCCAAAAGGGTCAGGACCGTGACGAGCAGACCTATGGTAATGCCTTTTAGAATGCTTGTTCCCATAAAAAATCACCCGGTTTCGTATATTATCCTAATATAATATATTAGAACCGGGATAACCTTTATTCATCATTTTGGGAACATTTGTCTATTTTTTTCTATATACCTTCCGTTCGGAGTTAAATCGCTCTTAGGGAAAGGAATAAGAAGATTGCATAGAATACCCCGCCAATCATCAGGATTGCAGGGTAGAGGGTTTTTGTTTTGACAATGACAAAATACTGAAGGGATGCAGAGGCTAGGGCAAGCAGCGCACTGACCAGGGCCAGCGGTTCCAGAACCCAGGAGGTCAGCGAAATGCCAATTGCCGGAATGACCGAGCTCTGGAAGACCATTGCTCCGGTGATATTTCCCATGGCCAATGTGTCTTTACCACGACGCACCCAGAGAACACTGTTGAATTTCTCCGGCAGTTCAGTTGCAATCGGCGTAATGATAATTGCCAGGATGAATACGGGGATTCCGGCAGCCGTGGATACAGCCTGAACAGAATTAATGAACAGTTCCGCGCCCGCAATGATAATTGCAAGCGCAGCTATGATCTGAACAAATATGACAATCAGTCTAGGCTCCCCCCTGCGGGAGAAGTAGCACGCGGGAAGTTCCTCTTCTAAATTCGCTTCACCATGGCTTGATTTGATTGTCCGGTAAACATAGGCACAATAAGCCCCTACAAGAATAATCACAATCAGCATTTTCAAAGAATGTGTCGGTAAGAAGGAAGCAACGATTGCGAGTGAATAGACAATCAGAAAGAACTTCAGATCCCGCTCGATGACTTCCGGATGAATATACATTGGTCTGTTTGTTCTACGGAATATCAGCACCGCAATCCCTGTGACAAAAAAAGCAAGTGTTCCAAGCATAAACGGCGCTCCTAAAATTGCCCCTATTCCAATGTCGTGCCCGCTTGCACCACTGGAGGTCAGAATCGCGAGGATCGGAATCAATGTTTCGGGCAAAGCGGTCCCTACTGCGGCAAAAATACTTCCGACAGCCCCTTCACCCAAATTGAGCTTCCTGCCAAGCCACTCTATTCCGTTTGTGAACACTTCTGCACCAAGAAGAATAATACCCAGACTGACAACCAAAAAAATTATATCAATCATTTTTCCTCTCCCGTTTTAGCTCAATAAACTATTTTTCTTAAACTATTACTTCAAAGCTATTAATGTTATTATTTTCCATGGAATTCTTAAGTATTCTATGTTTTATTTTGCATTACTCTTCAAAATTTATTGCTCTTCTTCATCGATTATTCTTCCGGATTACACTCCGGGTTTGTCTTCCGTAGAAAAGATAATATCATCCATGGCCTGATTCAATTCCTGAAGGCCGGTACCATCCTCCGAAGAAAATGGAATAATCGTCTTCCAGTCGGACATTTTGAAAGATTCTGCAATAATTTTGAGATATTTGGGCCGCTGCCCCCTCGCAATTTTATCCGCTTTTGTCGCTACCACCAGAACAGGAATGTTGTTGACCTTAAGCATTTCCATCATCATCCTATCTTCCTCGGTCGGCTGATGACGGATATCAACCAGCTGAATGACGCCTTTCAAATTTTCACGTAGACGAAAGTACGTCTGCATCATCTTCCCCCACTGCATTCGGGTCTCCTGAGCCACTTTTGCATAGCCATAGCCCGGCAAATCAACGAGATACCATTCATCATTAATATTAAAAAAATTAATCGTCTGCGTTTTGCCGGGCGTTTTGCCGACCTTGGCCAGCGCCTTGCGGTTGACAAGCTTATTGATTAAAGAAGATTTCCCTACATTGGAACGGCCTGAAACAGCCAGCTCCGGCCTAGATCCCTCAGGATACTGCTGCGGCTTCACTGCCGAAATCACAAATTCTGCTTTACGAAAAATCACACTATCACCTCAACGGGACATCGTCAGTACAATATCCCCACTATATCCTTAAATATCAACAGCTAATATTGTACTCCAAAATGGGGATTAATCCAAGGGAGACAAATGCACAGGGAGACCGGTTAGACTGGTTAGAAAACAAAGGTAAATACAGAGGGACGTTTTTCTTTATCTCCTCTGAAAAAGGATCCTAAAACGCCCCTCTGTCTCCCGTCTGATTGTATATAGGACTGAACTCTGTTTAGCAGCAGATTATTTGAGTTGCTTACAACGGCCTGCTTTCAGGCTGCGAAAAGTCCGTATTGTAGACCGGTAGCTGCGGCAGAAATTCCTGTGATTTGGGAAACGGAAGGAGGGCTATATCCAGAACTTCCTCCATTCGTTTTACAAAATAAAAATCCAGTTCCTTCCTGATTTCTTCCGGAATATCTTCCAAGTCCTTCAGGTTCTTTTCGGGAAGAATGATCGTTTTGATCCCTGCCCTGTGTGCAGCCAGCACTTTTTCCTTCACACCACCGATTGGCAGCACATTGCCGCGCAAGGTGATCTCTCCGGTCATCGCCACATCCTGGCGGACCGCTCTGGAAGAAAGCGCGGAAGCCATCGCCGTCGCCATTGTGATGCCAGCAGACGGTCCATCCTTTGGTACAGCTCCCTCCGGCACATGGATGTGCAAATCAAGCTGATCGTAAAAATCCTTACTTATCCCTAAAGCCTCAGCCTGGGAACGGACAAACGTCAGTCCGGCCTGCGCTGATTCTTTCATCACATCGCCAAGTTTTCCAGTCAGCGTCAATCTGCCTTTGCCGGCTAGAGGCGTAGCTTCAATGGTCAGTACATCTCCGCCGACTTCTGTATAAGCTAGGCCGACGGCGGCGCCGATTTCCGGTTCAAAGCCCACAGTTCGGTAAAAATAGCGGGGGGCTCCAAGCAGGGTTTCAATATCTTCCGAAGTCAGTGTCCTCGGTTCCCATTCCTTTTTCACGACCCGGACCGCAACTTTGCGTAATACATTGGCAATTTCGCGTTCCAGATTCCTGACGCCGGATTCCCGAGTATAACCGCGGACAACCTTCAGAACGCACGCGCTATCTAGCCGGACAATGTTTTCTTTTAGGCCGTGCGCTTTCATCTGCTTCGGTACGAGGTGCCGGACCGCAATATTGACTTTTTCATCTTCGGTATAACCGCTTAAATGAATAACTTCCATCCTGTCCAAAAGCGGGCGCGGAATATTCTCTATATAGTTGGCTGTCATGATGAACAACACTTTGGAAAGATCAAAAGGAATCTCCAGATAATGGTCCGCATAGGAATGATTCTGCTCCGGATCAAGCACTTCGAGCATGGCTGAAGCAGGATCCCCGCGAAAGTCTGAAGACATCTTGTCTATTTCATCGAAAAGAAAAACCGGATTTTTTGTTTCCGCCTTGCGAATTCCCTGAATCACCCTGCCCGGCAATGCCCCAATATACGTCCGGCGGTGACCCCTGATCTCCGCTTCATCGCGAACGCCACCCAGTGACATCCTGACGAACTTACGGTCCAGGGACCTCGCGATAGACTTGGCAAGTGAGGTCTTGCCTACTCCTGGCGGTCCAATGAAGCAAAGGATCGGGCTATGCATATTCGGCGTCAATTTACGGATGGAAAGAAACTCCAGGATCCTCTCCTTGACTTTTTCCAATCCATAGTGATCTTCTTCCAATATTTTTTCAGCCTTGCGCATGTCAGCTTTGTCCCGGCTCTCTTTATTCCAGGGAAGAGCAATGATCCAGTCAATATACGTCCGGACAACGGTTCCTTCAGCGGAAGATGCAGCCATTTTTTCGAGGCGATCCAGTTCTTTTAAAGCCTTCTCCCTGGCCTCATCCGTCAGATTCGCCTTTTCGATCTTCTCTTTATATTCTTCAATTTCAGCCTGTTTTTCATCCTTGTCGCCCAGTTCTTTCTGGATCGCTTTAATCTGTTCCCTTAAATAGTATTCTTTCTGGGCCTTTTCCATCTGTTTTCTGACTCTGAGCCCGATGCGTCTTTCCAATTCAAGGATCTCGATTTCACGCATAATTAGTTCGGTAAGCTTTTCCAGGCGTTCATTAACATCAATCGCACCAAGAACCGACTGTTTATCCTCTATCTTTAAATTCAGGTGGGAAGCCACTAAATCGGCCATCCGGCCAGGCTCTTTCACAGCAAGCACCGATCCGATCGCTTCGGGAGATACTTTTTTGCTGAGACGCGCATATTCCTCAAACTGATGTGTTAGACTCCTGGTCATATTCTCGTGTTCGGGAGTCATACGCTCATTACCGGGGAATTTTTCAACCTGCGCTTTGAAGAAAGGATCTTCCGTCAAAAATTCGATGACCTGGGCACGGCAGATCCCCTCGACAAGAACGCGCATTGTCCCACCGGGAAGTCTCAAAAGCTGTTTAATATCAACAATTGTGCCTACAGTATACAGATCATCGGTCGTCGGGCTGTCTATTTCCATTTCCTTTTGTGAAAGTAGAAGAATCTGGCGATCCAAAAGCATTGCTTCCTCAATGGCTGCCATGGATCTTTCCCTACCGACATCAAGATGAATCACCATATAGGGAAAGACAAGGATTCCTCTAAGCGGAAGGATCGGTATCTCTCTTTCGTGCATAATTTATCTCCCCTCAAAAGACTTGTCAGTGCTATATTCTAACACGGTTTACCTTGTTCATGCAAATTGCCGGATGGGATTTTTATCCTTTTCAGCACCTTATTAAGCGACACCTCTTTTTCCGATAAATCCACTTCGACCATGTTGGCGGCTGGCAAAGCGGGTTGAAGTACTTCATTCAATATCTCATCGAGCGTCTCCACCGGAATGATCTGGATATCCTTTTCCCAGTGAGTAAACCTGGCCTGCCAGTTTTCCTGCGGAATAAATACCTTTTTACACCCTGACTGGACGGCTGCCTCAATTTTTGCACTGATCCCGCCAACCGGTTTTACTCTTCCCCTGATCGATAACTCCCCGGTCATAGCTATGGTATTATCCACCTTGCATTTTTTAATTGCCGAATACACTGCTGTCGCCATAGCTGTGCCTGCAGATGGACCATCCATTGGAACTCCCCCGGGGAAATTGACATGGATATCGTAATGACGCGGTTCAATCTTATGCTCCCGGCAAAGTACGGTCAAAACATTTTCCAACGAGGAGCGCGCCATGCTTTTCCGGCGCGTTTTTTTACCTTCATAACCTGATTCTTCCTCTTCAACAATTCCAGTTACATAGAGCTCCCCCTTACGGTTCTTGACCGGGTAGGCTGTGACCTCAATTTCCAGGAGCATGCCAAGGTTTGCTCCGTAGATTGCCAGGCCATTGACCAATCCAATCTGGGGGAAAGGTGGAATTTTTTTCTCAGGCCTTGGCGTGTATTGTCCGGTCATAACCACCCATTCGATATTCTCCTCATCAATACAACGATGGCCTTCATTTTGAACGACTCCGGCTGCCAGCTGTACGATATTGACAGCTTCTCTGCCGTTCGTGGCATATTTTTTAAGAACTTCCAATGCTCCGTCTGTGATCTCAATATCAATTTTTTCGGCAGCGTTTTTGGCGATAACCGCAATCTCCTCCGGCTGAAGCGCCCTGAAGAAAATTTCCATACAGCGTGAGCGTACTGCCGCTGGTATTTCTTCCGGTCTTCTGGTCGTCGCGCCGATCATTCTAAAATCTGCCGGCAAGCCGTTTTGGAAAATATCGTGGATGTGCTCAGGGATATTGCTATCCTCAGAGCTATAATAGGAACTTTCCAGAATAACCTTGCGGTCCTCCATCACTTTAAGCAGTTTATTGATTTGAATGGCGTGAAGTTCACCAATTTCATCAATAAAAAGAATCCCGCCATGGGCTTTCGTGACAGCACCCATCTTGGGCTGTGGTATCCCCGCCATCCCCATGGCACCTGCGCCTTGATAAATTGGATCATGGACAGAACCGATCAGCGGATCAGCGATCCCTCTCTCATCGAATCTGGCCGTCGTACCGTCAATTTCAATAAATTTTGCCTCACTTTTAAACGGCGAGAGCGGATTTTTCATAGCTTCTTGAAGGACAAGCCTGGCCGCGGCTGTTTTGCCGACACCCGGAGGCCCGTACAGTAGAACATGCTGAGGATTCGGCCCACATAAAGCAGCCCGAAGTGCTTTCACACCTTCTTTTTGTCCAATGATTTCCGCAAAGACTTCCGGTCTGGTCTTTTCCGACAGCGGGATCGTCAAAGATATTTTACGCATTCTTTGCAGCTTTTCTTTTTGTTTCACGGACTCCTTCTCCACAGCAGATCTCGTCGAGTACTGCTGCCTTAACATCGTCCAGAAATAAATTCCAACAACCAATACAAAAGCCAACTGAATCATTGCCAGTAGTGACCCAAACCCCAAACCTTCCATTCCAGTACCTCCTGCTCAACACTCTCTATGTAGTATTTACCAGATCAGAAGATTCAAAACATATTGCGAAAGTCACCCGCAAAAATCGTTGCATTAATTATATTAGAATGATATCATTATTATATCAATTAAATGTTTGATCCAGTTTGATTTAAACTGGTTTTTCACAAAGAAAGGATGATAGCTATGATTGAAAAAAAAGCATGGAAAGTTAACGGGTTCCTGGGCATTCTCATTTTTTTAGCCCTTTTGGCTGCTGCAACATTTAATATTGTTGCCTCAGTTCAAGAAACAGGATTCACGAATATCGTACTAGCAGTGGTTCTGCTTCTTCTGGCACTGATTGTCTCAACCGGCATCCAGGTTATCCAGCCGAATCAAGCCAAAGTACTGACATTTTTCGGCAGCTATATCGGCAGTATCCGCGAACCCGGTATCTGGCTGACGGTTCCGTTCGTTGCCGCGAAAAAGATTTCCCTGAAAGTCCGCAACTTCAACAGCGAACGTTTGAAAGTCAATGATGTCGACGGCAATCCGATTGAAATTGCTGCAGTTGTCGTGATCAAAGTGGTGGACTCGGCTAAAGCTGTATTTGATGTAGACAATTATGAACAGTTTGTAGAAATCCAAAGTGAGACAGCGCTGCGTCATGTTGCAACCAAATATCCTTATGACAATTATGAAGAAGGTGATGTTTCCTTAAGGGGCAACACCGAGGAAGTAGCCGAAGAAATTGCGAAGGAACTTCAGGAGCGCCTGACACTTGCCGGCGTGGAAGTAATTGAAGCACGCCTAACCCACCTGGCCTATGCCACCGAGATTGCGAGCGCCATGCTTCAGAGGCAGCAGGCTAACGCAATCCTGGCTGCCCGTCAGAAAATTGTGGAAGGTGCTGTCGGAATGGCCCAGATGGCTATTCAGCAGTTGGAAAACAGCGGGACAATTGAACTCGACGACGAACGCAAGATGGCAATGATCAACAACCTGCTGGTCGCAATTGTCTCTGACCGTTCAGCCCAGCCAGTACTCAATACCGGCACTCTGTATTAAAAAATAAAAAAGGCGTCAGCAGGAGCAGGATAATGGCAGACAAGAAGAACTTTCCGCTGCGTATCGATCCAAAGTTATTCAGCATGATTGAAGAATGGGCGTCCGACGAATTCCGAAGCGTCAACGCTCATATTGAATATCTCTTACGGGAAAGCGTCCGGAAAGCAGGAAGGATTCCTAAAAAAAAATCCGATTGACAAAAAGGGCCTTCTATGCAATATTGTAAGCGTAGAGAAATGAGAAATGAATGATTGATCCTAGGTGCCTCAGAATGAGGAGACGAATTCTGAATGCCACTGGATATGATCCGGGAAGGCCGGAAGGAGAATGACCCGTAAGCCAGGAGACCTGCCTCGGATTAGGAAGATGATGTATGGTAAAAACGCTTCCTTTAATGATTAAGCCGACTTAGAATGGGAAAGTCTCTTAGAATTAAGAGACTTTTGTTTTTGTTTTATCTTAAAAGAATCAAAACAAAGGAGAAATGATTATGAAGAAAAAACCATTTGTACTACTGCTGATTCTGACCATGGTCCTTACCCTGGCCCTTGGCTTGGCCACAGGCTGTTCAACAAAAAACCAACAGGCCCAACAGGAAAAGATGTTTACGGACACGCTGGGCAGAGAGATTACCATCGACAAGTATCCCCAGAAAATTATTTCTTTAGCCCCTGCTATCACCGAAATTCTCTTTGCCATTGGACTTGATCAAGAAATCATTGGTGTTTCAGAATACTGCGACTATCCTGAACAGGCGCTGACCAAAGAAAAAATGGGCGGCTTTAAAGACCCGAATGTGGAAATGATTGTCGCTGCAGATCCGGATATGGTCTTTATCTCCGCCGGCGTACAGGAAGATGTTATCACGAAGCTTGAAGAACTAGGCACGACTGTCGTTGTGCTCGATGCCGATACGATTGATCAGGTCATCAGCAATATTGAATTGGCCGGTTCTCTGACCGGCAAGGAAGCTGAGGCTACTGCGCTGAATGCAAATATGAGAACCAGAGTAGAAAATATCACTTCCAAAGTCAAAGGCCTGGCCAAACCAAGCGTATTTGTTGAAATCTGGGATGATCCTTTGATGTCAGCCGGTTCAACCAGTTTTGTCAATAATATTATTGAAGTTGCCGGTGGTGTTAATATTGCTGCCGACAACACGGAAAGGTATTATAATTACAGCATGGAAAATTTGCTTCAAGCCGATCCGGATTACTATATCATCAATACCCATGCACATACCCCTGCAGATATCCAAAATCGAGCCGGCTATAAAGTCTTAAGCGCCGTGAAAAACAACAGGGTATTTGCAATTGATGACAACCTGATCAGCAGAGCAGGCCCGAGAGTTATCGAGGGTCTGGAACAAATGGCGGTAACGATTCATCCCGAAGTTTTCGGTAAATAAACGGAGTTATCAATCATGGATGTATTAAAAAGCAGGAAAAATTGGAAGTACTTGCTGATCATCTTCACTTTATTTTTGGTCATCGTGGGCATTTTCTGCACAACGATTGGCTCCGCGAACATTTCTTTTAAAGAGAGTGCCGGGGTTATCCTGAGCAAAGTACCTTTATTGAATCACTGGTTTCACGCGGAAGACTATTCACAGGTCCACCAGACAATTATCTGGACTCTGCGTATTCCAAGAATCATTCTGGCAGCTTTGGTCGGGGGAGCCCTAGGGGTTATAGGAGGTACGCTGCAGGGTTTTTTTAAAAACCCAATGGCAGATCCTTACGTGATGGGGGTATCTTCAGGTGCAGGTTTGGGAGCCACGGTCGCCATTGTTACAGGAGCAGCCGGTTTCCTGGGTATGATTGAAATTCCTGTTTTTAGTTTTGCCGGAGCATTTCTCACAACCTGGATTGTTTACTCCCTGGCCAGAGTTGGAAAAAAAGTTGTTGTCACTACACTGCTACTGGCAGGTGTCGCACTCAGTGCGTTCCTGTCAGCAGTCATGTCTTTTCTGATGGTTTTAAATACGGAAGATATCGATAAAATCTATCTGTGGCTCATGGGCAGTTTTGCCAATAAGAGCTGGGAACATATCCAGCTTGCCGCTCCGTTCACGATTATTGGCATCATTGTCTTATTTACTTTAGCCAAGGAAATGAATGCGATGGTTTTTGGCGACAGTACCGCTCAGCATCTGGGTATCAATCTTGGGAAACTGCAGATTATTCTTCTTGTCGCTACTTCACTGACAACAGCTGGCGCTGTGGCTGCCTGCGGCTCGATTGGTTTTGTCGGATTGATAGTTCCGCACATTGTTAGGATTCTAGTCGGTCCGGATCACCGGATCCTGCTTCCGCTCTCTTTCTTAGTGGGCGGAACTTTTTTGGTGATTACCGATACGATTGCCAGGACATGCATGGGTTCACAGGAAATCCCTGTCGGTGTCATTACCGCGCTTTTTGGCGGGCCCTTTTTCATCTATCTGCTGAAGAAAAAGAAAGAGAGAGGAATATAAGTGGAGCCTTCAATCATTGCCAGTAACCTCACATTTGCCTACGGCAGTAAAAATATTCTGGAAAGCTTAAGTCTGGAAATCAGCAGGGGCAGTTTTGTGTCCATTATTGGACCCAACGGGTCCGGCAAGTCTACCCTGCTAAAAAATATTACCGCAGAAATTACTCCCCAGAAGGGGGTTGTCTTGCTCGACGATCAGGATATTTTTAAGATTAAGAAAAAAGATCTTGCCAAAACGATTGCAGTCGTCCCCCAGGATACCGGAGGGGATTTTGCTTTTTCTGTCATGGAGACGGTACTGATGGGCAGAATGCCCCATCAAAAGCGATTTGAGGGCGATTCTGAAAAGGATGTGGAGATTGCTCAATGGGCGATGGAGCTGACAAACGTCTGGCACCTGAAGGACCGCTCTGTGAACGAACTAAGCGGAGGTGAGCGGCAAAGAGTCATTGTGGCCAGAGCCTTAACTCAGGAACCCAAAGTCCTGCTGCTCGATGAACCAACCTCTCATTTAGATATCCAGCACCAATATGAATTGCTGGAGCTTCTGGATCGTTTGAATAAAACTAAAGGCCTGACCGTGATCGCTGTTTTGCACGATCTTAACCTTGCCGCCCAATTCAGCCATAGAATCATTCTTCTGGATAAAGGCAAAATTGTGGCTTATGGCAGTCCCGTTGAAGTGCTTACAGCCCAGAAGATCCGTGACAGCTACCATATCGAAGTTGCGATTTCGACGAATGAAATCACCGGACGCTTTAATATTATTCCGTTAAGTAAAAAGAAGGACCGGAGTGAGGCTGCCAGGGATGTACGTATTCATTTACTCTGCGGAGGTGGAAGCGGTGTCTAT is from Dehalobacter sp. 12DCB1 and encodes:
- a CDS encoding sodium:calcium antiporter translates to MIDIIFLVVSLGIILLGAEVFTNGIEWLGRKLNLGEGAVGSIFAAVGTALPETLIPILAILTSSGASGHDIGIGAILGAPFMLGTLAFFVTGIAVLIFRRTNRPMYIHPEVIERDLKFFLIVYSLAIVASFLPTHSLKMLIVIILVGAYCAYVYRTIKSSHGEANLEEELPACYFSRRGEPRLIVIFVQIIAALAIIIAGAELFINSVQAVSTAAGIPVFILAIIITPIATELPEKFNSVLWVRRGKDTLAMGNITGAMVFQSSVIPAIGISLTSWVLEPLALVSALLALASASLQYFVIVKTKTLYPAILMIGGVFYAIFLFLSLRAI
- the yihA gene encoding ribosome biogenesis GTP-binding protein YihA/YsxC, producing MIFRKAEFVISAVKPQQYPEGSRPELAVSGRSNVGKSSLINKLVNRKALAKVGKTPGKTQTINFFNINDEWYLVDLPGYGYAKVAQETRMQWGKMMQTYFRLRENLKGVIQLVDIRHQPTEEDRMMMEMLKVNNIPVLVVATKADKIARGQRPKYLKIIAESFKMSDWKTIIPFSSEDGTGLQELNQAMDDIIFSTEDKPGV
- the lon gene encoding endopeptidase La, with the protein product MHEREIPILPLRGILVFPYMVIHLDVGRERSMAAIEEAMLLDRQILLLSQKEMEIDSPTTDDLYTVGTIVDIKQLLRLPGGTMRVLVEGICRAQVIEFLTEDPFFKAQVEKFPGNERMTPEHENMTRSLTHQFEEYARLSKKVSPEAIGSVLAVKEPGRMADLVASHLNLKIEDKQSVLGAIDVNERLEKLTELIMREIEILELERRIGLRVRKQMEKAQKEYYLREQIKAIQKELGDKDEKQAEIEEYKEKIEKANLTDEAREKALKELDRLEKMAASSAEGTVVRTYIDWIIALPWNKESRDKADMRKAEKILEEDHYGLEKVKERILEFLSIRKLTPNMHSPILCFIGPPGVGKTSLAKSIARSLDRKFVRMSLGGVRDEAEIRGHRRTYIGALPGRVIQGIRKAETKNPVFLFDEIDKMSSDFRGDPASAMLEVLDPEQNHSYADHYLEIPFDLSKVLFIMTANYIENIPRPLLDRMEVIHLSGYTEDEKVNIAVRHLVPKQMKAHGLKENIVRLDSACVLKVVRGYTRESGVRNLEREIANVLRKVAVRVVKKEWEPRTLTSEDIETLLGAPRYFYRTVGFEPEIGAAVGLAYTEVGGDVLTIEATPLAGKGRLTLTGKLGDVMKESAQAGLTFVRSQAEALGISKDFYDQLDLHIHVPEGAVPKDGPSAGITMATAMASALSSRAVRQDVAMTGEITLRGNVLPIGGVKEKVLAAHRAGIKTIILPEKNLKDLEDIPEEIRKELDFYFVKRMEEVLDIALLPFPKSQEFLPQLPVYNTDFSQPESRPL
- the lonB gene encoding ATP-dependent protease LonB — translated: MEGLGFGSLLAMIQLAFVLVVGIYFWTMLRQQYSTRSAVEKESVKQKEKLQRMRKISLTIPLSEKTRPEVFAEIIGQKEGVKALRAALCGPNPQHVLLYGPPGVGKTAAARLVLQEAMKNPLSPFKSEAKFIEIDGTTARFDERGIADPLIGSVHDPIYQGAGAMGMAGIPQPKMGAVTKAHGGILFIDEIGELHAIQINKLLKVMEDRKVILESSYYSSEDSNIPEHIHDIFQNGLPADFRMIGATTRRPEEIPAAVRSRCMEIFFRALQPEEIAVIAKNAAEKIDIEITDGALEVLKKYATNGREAVNIVQLAAGVVQNEGHRCIDEENIEWVVMTGQYTPRPEKKIPPFPQIGLVNGLAIYGANLGMLLEIEVTAYPVKNRKGELYVTGIVEEEESGYEGKKTRRKSMARSSLENVLTVLCREHKIEPRHYDIHVNFPGGVPMDGPSAGTAMATAVYSAIKKCKVDNTIAMTGELSIRGRVKPVGGISAKIEAAVQSGCKKVFIPQENWQARFTHWEKDIQIIPVETLDEILNEVLQPALPAANMVEVDLSEKEVSLNKVLKRIKIPSGNLHEQGKPC
- a CDS encoding SPFH domain-containing protein, which gives rise to MIEKKAWKVNGFLGILIFLALLAAATFNIVASVQETGFTNIVLAVVLLLLALIVSTGIQVIQPNQAKVLTFFGSYIGSIREPGIWLTVPFVAAKKISLKVRNFNSERLKVNDVDGNPIEIAAVVVIKVVDSAKAVFDVDNYEQFVEIQSETALRHVATKYPYDNYEEGDVSLRGNTEEVAEEIAKELQERLTLAGVEVIEARLTHLAYATEIASAMLQRQQANAILAARQKIVEGAVGMAQMAIQQLENSGTIELDDERKMAMINNLLVAIVSDRSAQPVLNTGTLY
- a CDS encoding cobalamin-binding protein, which produces MKKKPFVLLLILTMVLTLALGLATGCSTKNQQAQQEKMFTDTLGREITIDKYPQKIISLAPAITEILFAIGLDQEIIGVSEYCDYPEQALTKEKMGGFKDPNVEMIVAADPDMVFISAGVQEDVITKLEELGTTVVVLDADTIDQVISNIELAGSLTGKEAEATALNANMRTRVENITSKVKGLAKPSVFVEIWDDPLMSAGSTSFVNNIIEVAGGVNIAADNTERYYNYSMENLLQADPDYYIINTHAHTPADIQNRAGYKVLSAVKNNRVFAIDDNLISRAGPRVIEGLEQMAVTIHPEVFGK
- a CDS encoding iron chelate uptake ABC transporter family permease subunit; the encoded protein is MDVLKSRKNWKYLLIIFTLFLVIVGIFCTTIGSANISFKESAGVILSKVPLLNHWFHAEDYSQVHQTIIWTLRIPRIILAALVGGALGVIGGTLQGFFKNPMADPYVMGVSSGAGLGATVAIVTGAAGFLGMIEIPVFSFAGAFLTTWIVYSLARVGKKVVVTTLLLAGVALSAFLSAVMSFLMVLNTEDIDKIYLWLMGSFANKSWEHIQLAAPFTIIGIIVLFTLAKEMNAMVFGDSTAQHLGINLGKLQIILLVATSLTTAGAVAACGSIGFVGLIVPHIVRILVGPDHRILLPLSFLVGGTFLVITDTIARTCMGSQEIPVGVITALFGGPFFIYLLKKKKERGI
- a CDS encoding heme ABC transporter ATP-binding protein, coding for MEPSIIASNLTFAYGSKNILESLSLEISRGSFVSIIGPNGSGKSTLLKNITAEITPQKGVVLLDDQDIFKIKKKDLAKTIAVVPQDTGGDFAFSVMETVLMGRMPHQKRFEGDSEKDVEIAQWAMELTNVWHLKDRSVNELSGGERQRVIVARALTQEPKVLLLDEPTSHLDIQHQYELLELLDRLNKTKGLTVIAVLHDLNLAAQFSHRIILLDKGKIVAYGSPVEVLTAQKIRDSYHIEVAISTNEITGRFNIIPLSKKKDRSEAARDVRIHLLCGGGSGVYLMEQLVQAGYQVSCGVLNIGDSDWKKAKELGIAVSEEAPFAPISAEAFNMNEDLLNEADLIIVLSVPFGYGNIVNLEQVSAALHLKNKKVMIVEPESEQWDYTGDFTGGKADSLLTGMIQHGAEKFESIRELLGRIGGK